Proteins encoded together in one Nocardioides marinisabuli window:
- the asnB gene encoding asparagine synthase (glutamine-hydrolyzing), producing the protein MCGIAGAYQQDDGKVLVTTMTDRLEHRGPDARGVVELVDPTTSVVLGHRRLSIIDPVTASDQPLVKDGLRLVYNGEVYNYRELRRELEGHGVRFATASDTEVVLEAWRAWGTAGLARLRGMFALALHDERTGCLTLARDPFGIKPLFVLRRGAGIVFASELKAVVEALGPELGVDPAGMVASTLYYWLPTECDAVRGVRKLEPGTWSEHRPDGSTRTGVFCSIADEAAAAAAGPPVDLAATVEDSVRAHLVADVPVATFLSGGLDSSIITALAHRHDPDVEAWTIGFRAVDRRMEAMPDDAAYARRLARQLGVRLHEIEIGPDVVSMLPRMVDVLDEPVGDPAALNTFLMCEAARGAGVEVLLSGTGADELFGGYRKHLANLLAARYRRLPEPLRSRVLGPAVERLPVALAGRGVRPVRWAQRFVAFAGLPEEEAFRRSYTLHDPEGLRALLDPDLAGLVDDLVDQHRATYEDTSFEDHLDRMCLADTRMFLPGLNLTYTDRASMAASTEVRVPFVDIEVLRAAFAPQAVPKIDGRVQKAGLKRIARAWLPDEVIDRPKASFGAPLRAWTTHDLRPMIDDLLLHGELVGSGFLRPGPLTALVHDQRSGRRDRSQQLWQLLSLELWFRNARDAGVGVAR; encoded by the coding sequence GTGTGCGGGATCGCGGGCGCCTACCAGCAGGACGACGGCAAGGTCCTCGTCACGACGATGACCGACCGGCTCGAGCACCGCGGGCCCGACGCGCGGGGGGTCGTGGAGCTCGTCGACCCCACGACCTCGGTCGTGCTGGGCCACCGGCGCCTGTCCATCATCGACCCGGTCACGGCCTCCGACCAGCCGCTGGTCAAGGACGGCCTCCGCCTGGTCTACAACGGCGAGGTCTACAACTACCGCGAGCTGCGCCGCGAGCTCGAGGGGCACGGGGTGCGCTTCGCGACGGCCTCCGACACCGAGGTCGTCCTCGAGGCCTGGCGGGCCTGGGGCACCGCCGGCCTGGCCCGGCTGCGCGGGATGTTCGCGCTGGCGCTGCACGACGAGCGCACCGGCTGCCTGACCCTGGCCCGCGACCCGTTCGGGATCAAGCCGCTCTTCGTGCTGCGCAGGGGCGCGGGCATCGTGTTCGCCTCCGAGCTCAAGGCCGTCGTCGAGGCGCTGGGCCCCGAGCTGGGTGTCGACCCGGCCGGCATGGTCGCCTCCACGCTCTACTACTGGCTGCCCACCGAGTGCGACGCGGTGCGCGGCGTGCGCAAGCTCGAGCCCGGCACCTGGTCGGAGCACCGCCCCGACGGCAGCACGCGCACCGGGGTCTTCTGCAGCATCGCCGACGAGGCCGCCGCGGCCGCGGCCGGCCCGCCGGTCGACCTGGCCGCCACCGTCGAGGACTCGGTGCGCGCCCACCTGGTCGCCGACGTCCCGGTCGCGACCTTCCTCAGCGGAGGGCTGGACTCCAGCATCATCACCGCGCTGGCGCACCGCCACGACCCCGACGTGGAGGCCTGGACGATCGGCTTCCGCGCGGTGGACCGGCGGATGGAGGCGATGCCCGACGACGCGGCGTACGCGCGCCGGCTCGCCCGGCAGCTGGGGGTGCGGCTGCACGAGATCGAGATCGGCCCCGACGTGGTCTCGATGCTGCCGCGGATGGTCGACGTGCTCGACGAGCCGGTCGGCGACCCGGCCGCGCTCAACACCTTCCTGATGTGCGAGGCCGCCCGCGGCGCGGGCGTGGAGGTGCTGCTCTCGGGCACCGGTGCCGACGAGCTCTTCGGGGGCTACCGCAAGCACCTGGCCAACCTGCTGGCCGCCCGCTACCGCCGCCTGCCCGAGCCGCTGCGCTCGCGGGTGCTGGGGCCCGCGGTCGAGCGGCTGCCGGTCGCGCTGGCCGGGCGGGGGGTGCGACCGGTGCGGTGGGCGCAGCGCTTCGTCGCCTTCGCCGGCCTGCCCGAGGAGGAGGCGTTCCGCCGCAGCTACACCCTGCACGACCCGGAGGGGCTGCGGGCCCTGCTCGACCCCGACCTGGCCGGGCTCGTCGACGACCTGGTGGACCAGCACCGCGCCACCTACGAGGACACCTCCTTCGAGGACCACCTCGACCGGATGTGCCTGGCCGACACGCGGATGTTCCTGCCGGGGCTGAACCTGACCTACACCGACCGCGCCTCGATGGCCGCCTCCACCGAGGTCCGGGTGCCGTTCGTCGACATCGAGGTGCTGCGCGCGGCCTTCGCGCCGCAGGCCGTGCCCAAGATCGACGGACGGGTGCAGAAGGCGGGGCTGAAGCGGATCGCCCGGGCCTGGCTGCCCGACGAGGTCATCGACCGGCCCAAGGCGTCCTTCGGGGCACCGCTGCGGGCCTGGACCACCCACGACCTGCGACCCATGATCGACGACCTGCTCCTGCACGGGGAGCTGGTCGGCTCCGGGTTCCTGCGCCCCGGGCCCCTGACCGCGCTGGTGCACGACCAGCGCAGCGGACGCCGCGACCGCTCCCAGCAGCTGTGGCAGCTGCTCAGCCTGGAGCTGTGGTTCCGCAACGCCCGCGACGCCGGGGTCGGTGTCGCGCGATGA
- a CDS encoding glycosyltransferase family 4 protein yields the protein MTRHTTPGATGRPGAARVLVVVQNLPVPFDRRVWLECRTLRRAGHDVTVVCPRGSGTGRHQVVDGVSIHAYRPYAPGGGALGYLTEYVWSFLATAWLVLRARRGGRFDVMQACNPPDIFWPLARLLRLRDGTRFLFDHHDLCPELYESRFPEGSRLAHRGLLALERATFRTADRVVSTNTSYAAVAVERGGKAPEHVRVVRTGPDLERLRAVEPDPALRRGRRHLVAYLGVMGPQDGVDLVVAAADVVVNRWGRDDVAFAVMGGGDCHAELVAERDRLGLQGAVEMPGRVSDEHMLAVLSTADVGLSPDPSNPLNDVSTMNKTMEYMALGLPVLAFDLPETRVSAADAARFVPRGAGAEDYARALLELLDDPEQREQMSRTGRARVEEELAWVHQEQGYLAVVEELAGRVRDLQEAQG from the coding sequence GTGACGCGGCACACCACCCCCGGCGCCACCGGCCGGCCCGGGGCGGCCCGGGTGCTGGTCGTGGTGCAGAACCTGCCGGTCCCCTTCGACCGGCGGGTGTGGCTGGAGTGCCGCACGCTGCGGCGGGCCGGGCACGACGTCACCGTCGTGTGCCCGCGCGGCAGCGGCACCGGGCGGCACCAGGTCGTCGACGGCGTGAGCATCCACGCCTACCGGCCCTACGCGCCGGGCGGCGGGGCGCTGGGCTACCTGACCGAGTACGTCTGGTCCTTCCTGGCCACCGCCTGGCTGGTGCTGCGGGCCCGGCGCGGCGGCCGCTTCGACGTCATGCAGGCCTGCAACCCGCCCGACATCTTCTGGCCGCTCGCGCGCTTGCTGCGCCTGCGCGACGGCACCCGCTTCCTCTTCGACCACCACGACCTGTGCCCCGAGCTCTACGAGTCGCGCTTCCCCGAGGGCTCGCGCCTGGCCCACCGCGGGCTGCTGGCCCTGGAGCGCGCCACCTTCCGCACGGCCGACCGGGTGGTCTCGACCAACACGTCGTACGCCGCCGTGGCGGTCGAGCGGGGCGGCAAGGCACCCGAGCACGTGCGCGTGGTGCGCACCGGCCCCGACCTCGAGCGGCTGCGGGCGGTGGAGCCCGACCCGGCGCTGCGCCGCGGCCGGCGGCACCTGGTGGCCTACCTGGGGGTGATGGGCCCCCAGGACGGCGTCGACCTGGTCGTCGCAGCGGCCGACGTCGTGGTCAACCGGTGGGGGCGCGACGACGTCGCCTTCGCGGTGATGGGCGGTGGCGACTGCCACGCCGAGCTCGTCGCCGAGCGCGACCGGCTGGGCCTGCAGGGCGCGGTCGAGATGCCCGGACGGGTCAGCGACGAGCACATGCTCGCGGTGCTCTCCACCGCCGACGTGGGGCTCTCGCCCGACCCCAGCAACCCGCTCAACGACGTCTCGACGATGAACAAGACCATGGAGTACATGGCCCTGGGCCTGCCGGTGCTGGCCTTCGACCTGCCCGAGACGCGGGTCTCGGCGGCCGACGCGGCCCGCTTCGTCCCCCGTGGGGCGGGGGCCGAGGACTACGCGCGAGCCCTCCTGGAGCTGCTCGACGACCCGGAGCAGCGCGAGCAGATGTCGCGCACGGGGCGGGCACGGGTGGAGGAGGAGCTGGCCTGGGTGCACCAGGAGCAGGGCTACCTCGCCGTGGTCGAGGAGCTGGCCGGGCGGGTCCGGGACCTGCAGGAAGCGCAGGGCTGA